One segment of Carya illinoinensis cultivar Pawnee chromosome 1, C.illinoinensisPawnee_v1, whole genome shotgun sequence DNA contains the following:
- the LOC122303478 gene encoding uncharacterized protein LOC122303478 — protein sequence MPQVDLDTLVSACTGGSDRKIACETLADGDHHPDQPKVTPDLPLNSFLLSKDVEFDWFDQHAFNERKDSTKGNSNSTNLNPNLNSGSNSSSQRFSKKLKSKASIIGLPKPQKSCYVDAKNRRCCKLRNTRLFPKRSGSVGKSEAQLVEPESASLG from the coding sequence ATGCCACAAGTTGACCTAGACACCCTAGTTTCAGCCTGCACCGGAGGCTCTGATCGGAAAATAGCCTGTGAAACTCTCGCTGACGGAGATCACCACCCAGATCAACCCAAGGTCACTCCAGATTTGCCTCTCAACTCCTTTTTGTTATCCAAAGACGTAGAGTTCGACTGGTTCGACCAGCATGCCTTTAACGAAAGAAAAGATTCTACCAAAGGAAACTCCAATTCGACGAACTTGAATCCCAATTTGAACTCGGGTTCCAACTCCAGTTCTCAACGGTTCTCTAAGAAATTGAAGTCCAAAGCTTCCATTATTGGTTTACCAAAGCCTCAGAAGTCTTGTTACGTCGATGCTAAAAATCGTCGATGTTGCAAATTGAGAAACACTCGCTTGTTTCCAAAGAGGTCCGGCTCGGTCGGAAAATCGGAGGCTCAACTGGTCGAGCCGGAGTCGGCGAGTCTGGGCTAA
- the LOC122303488 gene encoding ethylene-responsive transcription factor ERF003-like, which yields MARPQQRYRGVRQRHWGSWVSEIRHPLLKTRIWLGTFETAEDAARTYDEAAKLICGPKARTNFLYNPNDQSQSNSSKQLLSATLKAKLHKSHLASLQMAKTSVEIKQSQDAQCCTHFASSSSTTTTNYIGIGAGKSGENGCIKGQVVLESSTTDVHDQQFKPLEDDHIEQMIEELLYYGSIELCNVAPK from the exons ATGGCTAGGCCTCAACAACGATATCGAGGTGTCCGCCAGAGGCATTGGGGTTCTTGGGTCTCCGAAATTCGCCACCCTCTACT GAAGACCAGAATCTGGCTAGGCACATTTGAGACAGCAGAGGATGCAGCACGAACATACGATGAAGCAGCAAAGCTCATTTGCGGGCCAAAAGCACGAACCAATTTCCTATATAATCCCAATGATCAGTCTCAATCAAATTCATCCAAGCAGCTTCTCTCAGCAACTTTGAAAGCCAAGCTACACAAATCTCACCTGGCATCCCTGCAAATGGCCAAAACATCTGTAGAGATCAAACAGTCCCAAGATGCACAGTGCTGCACCCATTTTGCCTCcagtagtagtactactactactaatTATATTGGCATTGGTGCAGGGAAAAGTGGGGAAAATGGTTGTATAAAGGGCCAAGTAGTACTGGAGAGTAGTACTACTGACGTTCATGATCAGCAGTTTAAACCTCTTGAAGATGACCATATAGAACAAATGATTGAGGAGTTGCTTTACTACGGCTCGATTGAGCTTTGCAACGTCGCTCCAAAATAG
- the LOC122284974 gene encoding protein RAE1, which translates to MSAFGTPTALNPNPNKSFEVAQPPSDSVSSLSFSPKANYLVATSWDNQVRCWEIMHSGAVVGSTPKASISHDQPVLCSAWKDDGTTVFSGGCDKQAKMWPLSGGQPMTVAMHDAPIKEIAWIPEMNLLVTGSWDKTLKYWDTRQSNPVHTQQLPDRCYALTVRHPLMVVGTADRNLIVFNLQNPQTEFKRITSPLKYQTRCVTAFPDQQGFLVGSIEGRVGVHHLDDSQQSKNFTFKCHRDGNEIYSVNSLNFHPVHHTFATAGSDGAFNFWDKDSKQRLKAMARCSQPIPCSTFNNDGSLFAYSACYDWSKGAENHNPATAKSYIFLHLPQESEVKSKPRVATGRK; encoded by the exons ATGTCTGCTTTCGGAACCCCTACGGCCCTGAACCCTAATCCGAATAAATCCTTTGAG GTGGCTCAACCTCCCAGCGATTCAGTTTCAAGCCTTAGTTTTAGCCCTAAGGCCAATTACCTGGTTGCTACTTCGTGGGATAACCAG GTAAGATGTTGGGAGATAATGCATAGTGGGGCTGTTGTAGGTAGTACACCCAAGGCTTCAATATCTCATGACCAACCG gtGTTGTGCTCGGCTTGGAAAGATGATGGAACAACTGTATTTTCCGGAGGTTGTGACAAGCAAGCAAAAATGTGGCCTTTGTCTGGTGGGCAGCCAATGACTGTGGCCATGCATGATGCACCTATCAAAGAGATTGCGTGGATCCCAGAGATGAACCTCTTAGTTACAGGAAGTTGGGACAAGACCCTCAA GTATTGGGATACTAGACAGTCAAATCCAGTGCATACTCAACAACTCCCTGATCGTTGTTATGCACTGACAGTGAGGCATCCTTTGATGGTTGTTGGCACTGCAGATCGAAATCTGATAGTCTTCAACTTGCAGAACCCCCAG ACTGAGTTCAAGAGAATCACTTCACCTTTAAAGTATCAGACAAGATGTGTCACTGCCTTCCCTGATCAGCAAGGTTTCTTG GTTGGCTCGATAGAGGGAAGGGTTGGTGTGCACCACCTCGATGATTCACAGCAAAGTAAAAACTTCACTTTTAAATGCCACAGGGACGGCAATGAGATATACTCTGTCAACTCTCTGAACTTCCACCCT GTGCATCACACTTTTGCAACTGCGGGGTCTGATGGTGCTTTTAACTTCTGGGACAAAGACAGCAAGCAGAGACTCAAG GCCATGGCTAGGTGCAGTCAACCAATACCATGCAGTACATTCAACAACGATGGTTCACTCTTCGCGTACTCA GCATGCTACGACTGGAGTAAGGGCGCTGAGAATCACAATCCAGCAACTGCAAAGTCCTACATTTTCCTGCATCTGCCACAG GAGTCTGAGGTTAAAAGCAAGCCACGCGTTGCAACTGGTAGAAAGTGA
- the LOC122284958 gene encoding nuclear pore complex protein NUP96 yields the protein MASPSLLPVSGISSELQSRRNVSFSSSCEVDSDVGTSSEVVSNYKKRRTSQNNDFSLCGILSEIEAILPTLRSAEYYMRPCLNELATWELEDPGYCSRVLDFTVGRVGYGSVKFLGKTDIRWLDLDDILKFHRHEIVVYEDENAKPGVGQGLNKAAEVTLVLQVRSLGFEEGKLEMIVEKLRIIAERQGACFISFDPANGEWKFLVQHFSRFGLNEDDEEDIVMDDATVIQNPMGMNGGEAPDIDEETGMGATSVVLSHSLPAHLGLDPVRMREMQMLMFTDEEEEAEDTSEIPAYQKPSFGKDSVRSPFRNSAQMMSHRSTPPVARKAPLPLLEYDHGNFDSNSPGAILMAQQNKGLSLRPLKPEGSGFKLDLKKKTPVTGSHSRNIVDAGLFMGRSFRVGWGPNGILVHTGTPVGSNDSHRVLSSVITLAKVATDEVVRDENNKVREELVDLAFDSPLNLHKEINQETKEVEVGSFKLRLRKLVSDRLMLSEICRSYGDIIERRLEVPGLSSSSRVVLSHQVMVWELIKVLFSDRENSSQLKSLVADNEEDMMQDMKEASSDVDIEALPLIRRAEFSLWLQESVCPRVQDTISSLNESSYLEHVFLLLTGRQLDAAVELAASTGDVRLACLLSQAGGSMVNRADVAQQLDLWRINRLDFSFIEEDRLRLYELLAGNIHGSLHGMKVDWKRFLGLLMWYQLPPDTSLPIVFHTYQDLVDDGKAPYPVPVYIDEGPVEKAVNWSTEERFDFSYYLMLLHASGEGEFDLLKAMFTALSSTNDPLDYHMIWHQRAVLEAIGAITSNDLHVLDMGLVSQLLCLGKCHWAIYVILHMPYREDFPYLHASLIREILFQYCECWSSDESQRQFIENLGVPVVWLHEAMAIYCGYYGDFSKALENFLQCAHWQKAHTILITTVAHKLFLSAKHSEIWRLATCMEDHKSEIENWDLGAGIYISFYLLRSSLQEDNNAMSELDSIESKNAACRDFLGRLNESLAVFGGRLQVDARVAYSKMAEEICGLLLSDIGEGSTYDSQLSCFDTVFRAPIPEDLRSSYLQGAVSVFTCFLSEVPS from the exons ATGGCGTCCCCTTCTCTGCTCCCGGTTTCCG GGATTTCCAGTGAACTTCAGAGTAGAAGAAACGTGTCATTTAGTAGTTCTTGCGAAGTGGACTCTGATGTAGGAACTAGCTCAGAAGTTGTATCTAATTACAAGAAAAGAAGGACATCTCAAAacaatgatttttctttgtGCGGGATTTTGAGTGAGATTGAAGCTATCTTACCTACTTTAAGGTCAGCTGAGTATTACATGAGACCCTGTTTGAACGAATTGGCTACCTGGGAACTTGAGGACCCTGGTTATTGTAGCCGAGTTTTGGACTTCACAGTTGGGAGGGTGGGTTATGGATCGGTCAAGTTTCTTGGGAAGACTGACATTAGATGGTTGGATCTAGATGACATTTTGAAGTTCCATAGGCATGAGATAGTTGTTTATGAAGATGAAAATGCTAAGCCTGGAGTTGGACAGGGACTTAACAAGGCTGCTGAAGTGACTTTGGTGCTACAAGTGAGATCTCTGGGTTTTGAAGAGGGAAAACTAGAGATGATCGTGGAAAAATTAAGAATCATTGCAGAAAGACAGGGGGCTTGCTTCATTTCGTTTGACCCAGCAAATGGTGAATGGAAATTCTTGGTTCAACATTTCAGCAGATTTGGTTTGAATGAAGATGATGAGGAAGATATTGTAATGGATGATGCAACTGTAATTCAGAATCCCATGGGTATGAATGGTGGTGAGGCTCCtgatattgatgaagaaacaggcaTGGGAGCCACTAGTGTTGtgctctctcactctcttcctgcccatcttgggcttgaccCTGTAAGAATGAGAGAGATGCAAATGTTAATGTTTActgatgaggaagaggaggcagAGGATACCAGTGAAATACCAGCATACCAGAAGCCATCATTTGGTAAAGATAGTGTAAGATCTCCCTTCCGCAACTCTGCTCAAATGATGAGCCATAGATCTACTCCACCTGTTGCTCGAAAAGCCCCATTACCGTTGCTCGAGTACGACCATGGTAATTTTGATTCAAACTCTCCTGGAGCCATTCTAATGGCCCAACAAAATAAGGGTCTGTCTCTGAGGCCTTTAAAACCTGAAGGTTCAGGTTTTAAGCTGGACCTCAAGAAAAAAACACCAGTAACTGGAAGCCATTCTCGCAACATAGTGGATGCAGGCTTGTTCATGGGTAGGTCATTTCGGGTTGGGTGGGGCCCAAATGGGATTCTTGTTCACACAGGGACACCAGTAGGCAGTAACGATTCTCATAGGGTGTTATCATCTGTCATCACTTTAGCAAAGGTTGCTACAGATGAAGTGGTTAGAGATGAAAATAACAAGGTCAGAGAAGAACTTGTTGACCTTGCATTTGATTCTCCATTAAATCTCCACAAGGAGATAAATCAGGAAACAAAAGAAGTTGAAGTTGGTTCCTTCAAGCTGAGACTTCGGAAACTTGTCTCAGATCGCTTAATGCTTTCAGAGATTTGTAGGAGTTATGGAGATATTATTGAGAGGAGGTTGGAAGTTCCTGGGCTATCTTCCTCTAGTCGTGTGGTTTTGTCTCATCAAGTAATGGTGTGGGAATTGATAAAAGTTCTTTTTTCTGATCGGGAAAATAGTTCACAGTTGAAGTCCTTGGTTGCTGACAATGAGGAAGACATGATGCAGGATATGAAAGAAGCTTCTTCAGATGTAGACATAGAAGCACTTCCTCTTATTCGAAGGGCAGAGTTCAGCTTATGGTTGCAAGAGAGTGTCTGTCCTCGGGTACAAGATACAATAAGCTCCTTGAACGAATCAAGTTATCTGGAACATGTATTCTTACTCTTGACGGGGCGACAGCTTGATGCAGCTGTGGAGCTCGCTGCTTCTACAGGGGATGTGAGACTGGCTTGCTTATTAAGCCAGGCTGGTGGGTCGATGGTGAATCGTGCTGATGTTGCACAGCAACTTGATCTTTGGAGAATCAATAGGCTGGATTTCAGTTTCATTGAGGAGGACCGGTTAAGGCTTTATGAATTGCTTGCTGGTAATATTCATGGTTCTTTGCATGGTATGAAAGTTGATTGGAAGCGATTTCTAGGTTTATTGATGTGGTATCAACTACCACCTGACACTTCCTTACCCATTGTTTTCCACACTTATCAAGATCTTGTTGATGATGGAAAAGCTCCATATCCTGTTCCTGTATACATTGATGAAGGACCAGTAGAAAAGGCTGTTAACTGGAGTACAGAGGAACGTTTTGACTTCTCGTATTATCTTATGCTTCTTCATGCGAGTGGCGAGGGAGAGTTTGACCTTTTGAAGGCAATGTTCACTGCATTATCTTCAACAAACGATCCACTTGATTACCATATGATTTGGCATCAGCGTGCAGTGTTGGAGGCAATTGGTGCTATCACTTCTAATGATCTTCATGTTCTTGACATGGGACTTGTCTCGCAGCTGTTATGTCTCGGGAAATGTCATTGGGCTATCTATGTGATCCTTCATATGCCCTACCGTGAAGATTTTCCATATCTACATGCAAGTCTCATTCGAGAAATCTTGTTCCAGTACTGTGAATGTTGGAGTTCAGATGAGTCGCAACGCCAATTTATTGAAAACTTAGGGGTTCCAGTCGTGTGGCTTCACGAGGCTATG GCTATTTACTGTGGTTACTATGGAGATTTCTCAAAGGCACTTGAGAACTTTCTTCAATGTGCACATTGGCAAAAAGCTCATACCATTTTGATAACGACAGTTGCTCATAAATTGTTCTTGTCAG CCAAACACTCGGAGATATGGAGGCTTGCTACTTGTATGGAGGACCATAAGTCAGAAATTGAGAATTGGGACTTGGGAGCTggaatttatatttcattttatctattGAGAAGTTCACTGCAAGAAGATAACAATGCTATGAGTGAACTG GATTCTATTGAGAGCAAAAATGCTGCTTGTAGAGACTTTCTGGGTCGGTTAAATGAGTCTCTAGCAGTTTTTGGTGGTAGATTACAAGTTGATGCAAG GGTAGCTTATTCAAAAATGGCAGAGGAGATATGTGGCTTGCTTCTTTCTGACATTGGTGAAGGCTCAACATACGATAGTCAGTTAAGCTGCTTTGACACTGTTTTTAGAGCTCCGATCCCTGAAGACCTTCGCTCAAGTTATTTGCAGGGTGCAGTGTCTGTTTTTACATGCTTTCTTTCGGAGGTGCCCTCATAG
- the LOC122301046 gene encoding DCN1-like protein 5, which yields MLEPSTFVEFYSYAFQYCLTEEKQKSIDIESICELLDLVSGTQFHAQVDLFVEYLKAQNDYKVINMDQWMGFSRFCNEISFPDLSSYDPNLAGPLILDNFVEWLEAKQS from the exons ATGCTG GAGCCATCGACCTTTGTGGAGTTCTATTCCTATGCATTCCAATATTGTTTAACAG AGGAGAAACAAAAAAGCATAGATATAGAGAGCATATGCGAATTATTGGATCTTGTTTCAGGCACCCAATTCCACGCGCAGGTCGACTTGTTTGTTGAGTATTTAAAG GCTCAGAATGATTACAAGGTCATCAATATGGATCAATGGATGGGCTTCTCCCGGTTTTGCAATGAG ATAAGTTTTCCAGACCTTAGTAGTTATGATCCTAACCTCGCTGGGCCCTTGATCCTGGACAATTTTGTTGAATGGCTGGAAGCAAAGCAGAGCTAA